GCCACCTGACAGAAGAGTGACCAGCACCGGCTGGCACACATGGCAGGGAGCTGATGTTTTAAGAGCAGCTAATGAACTGTGAGCTGCTAGCATCCTAGCCTCAGAGGTGTGATCAGCTAAAAGCAACATTCTACTGAAGCAATATACTGCAGAAATAAAAGTAGCAACTACCATTTACTAGGATACGTTCAAGTAACACATACCTTGGCAGGCACTTACATTCAATATTGTCTTCTAAGAATCCATGAAACAAGATTATCACCTAATCATCCCTACGGATTATCAACtaatccaaaagaaggaaagaaaatttaccCAAGATCTCAgccaaaaaaagaggaaactagTATTAGATAAGATTACTTAGAGCTAGCAAAAAGTACATTTCAGGTTGGCTATATAAGAATAAAGAGGTCAGCACTATACCTGTATGCGCACTTTCCATCAGCTGTTTTGGTTGTAATAGTAACATGAGCTACATGGCTTATGCTGGCCAAAGcctaaagaagaaaagatgataTGAAAGAAAAACTCATTGCTGGATCACCTATTGTCCATCATTGAAGAAAAAAGTTAtctgatttttctctctcattttgtgTTCATAGGTGACAACAATAAGTATTTTGCTCACTTACTCTAACATGGTTCTCCTTTTGCTCGCAAACTGAATCTGTATCATAATttaacagaaaaagggaaaaacatatggaaaaaatccaaaaggaaataaaccaaagcattcatttgttaaatagcAATTGTTTTCAGATGGTAGAATTATAGGCAAATTTAATTATTTGTCTcctaaaaattttaagaatttcctTCTGAAATGGATAATGGAGCCACCCCAAATAGATACATTATCACTCAAAAATGGTTTATATAAACAATTAcgtttagaaatgtaaatttaaaattatgcaattaagacaaaacaaatgcaaacaaaacTCGAAACACACAACAAAAaaaccaccatgaccatttttcaCCTTTATAAAAACCAGACTGGTTTCTTGGCCTTTTGGGATCTGTATCTGCCTTCACAAGAAAGACATCATAGCATACAAAGATGCAACTCAGGAACTGTGCTGtgatgggtgttctagtttgctagctgctggaatgcaatataccagacacggaatggcttttaaaaaggggaatttaataagttgctagtttacagctgtaaggccgagaaaatgttccaattaaaacaagtctatagaaatgtccaatcgaaggcatccagggaaagataccttggttcaagaaggccgatgaaattcagggtttctctcgcaagtggaagggcacacggtgaacacagtcagagtttctctctcatctggaaaggcacatggtgatcacggtcagggttcctctctcatttggaagagcacatggtgcacacagcgtcatctgctagcttcttctcctggcttcctatttcatgaagctcccgggaggcatgttccttcttcatttccaaaggtcgctggctggtggactctgcttcttatggctatgtcattctgctccgttctctctgaatctttcattctccaaaatgtttccttttttataagatttcagaaactaatcaagacccaccccaatgggtggagctatgtcatcacctaatccagtttaacaaccactctcgattacaaaATGCCCAAAAGGATGTTATTAGGAGAATTGTAAAAATTTGAATACAGACtacaagctttatatcaatgttaaattgcttgaacttgataactctGCTTAAAGTGAAGATCCTTATTAGGAAATATGCATGGAAGTAACAAGTGGTAAAGGAGCAAGATgcatacaacctactctcaaactcttagaaagacagagagatggaaattgaTCAATCAcatatgtggcaaaatgttaaaagcaggCTAATATGGCTATGCCAGTAGGGGGTATATCAGAGTTCTCTGTATTTCTGCACCTTtctttaaattagaaattatctCAAAAAACTTAGAAGTGTAAATTGATTTCCGGACATGTGTGAGGAAGGACATTAGATATATGCAGTTCTACATAATGCCAGTAAGAAAGGGTGACTAGTACTAAACATAGTATGGCAGATGGTCCTGCTGCTTCACAGGGCCTCTTCACCAGCAGTGGAGCAAGAGAATAGGAACACAGAATTTGGAGTCAAACCAGCAAGGTTCAAGTCCCATTCCAATACTTTCTAGATCTGTGCTCTTGTAATGCTTCTTAATCTCTGTGTATCAGTTTCCTCATACGTAAAACAGGATCATAAAAGAACTTACTATGTAGGGTGGTTGTCAGGAGTAATTAACACATACAAACTACATATCATAGCTGGTACACAGAAACTCCCAAAAAATCTTTCCTGTATAATTatagtgaaataataaatttgcaaGGATGGCTACAGTCAGGCTAATGCTCAAAGAGACGATGGTCTTCAAAAATGATCCAGGGTTTTGCAAAGCCAAAAAGAACTGTTTTCTTAGGGCTTAACCTGAGGCATACTTAAAATCAGGAGCAGTCTCAGGATAAGCAACCTCTTTGAAATAGCCTACACTTGGAACAATTCGGGGTCCCTATAAGCCAGAGGGCACTTGAGACCACCCCGATGTGATCTAAATTACAGAGGTTGAGTCACAGTTGCATTTACTtttttgcaaataaattaaaaaattcatgcacatgataaaaaaattttaaactacagAAAGACCTAAAATGAAACGTAATGGGCTCCTTCACCCTTCCCCACCTTCAACTCTGATTCCTCCAAAATAACTACTCTAAACAGTTCCTTTGGTCTCCCAGAGCCTCGAGAAAAAAATGGATCCCTGCCAACAAGGATCCATTTTAGCCTAACGAGACTTGATTTTAGCCCAATGAATGAGACTCAAGTCTTCTGACCTGTATGAAGATAATAAATCTGTGTTGTCTGAAGCTACTAAGTTTATTATAGCTTTTTTCAGCAGCACAgaaaactaatgcaaactattttAAGAGTGCGAATATATTCTGAGCTAGAAATgttatttctataaatttacCCTAATGGAATAATCAACTGAAATGGAAGAATATTTATCAGAGcattaaatgggaaaaaaggGCAAAGATCAAAAATATTCAACAGGAAAGCATCTCAATAAGCCATTAAAAATCCTGTAGATCTATATTAGTGAATGAAAAGATATCTATATGGTATATTAAGTGATAAAGTACATGAcctttttttgtcttaaaaatatttttatctatctTATTTCATATTCCTTCCATATATCATATAATTTTACCCCTAAGTATTTCAGTATACATTTCTGTAGGATTAggactcattttaaaaaatcatatttttataccaaaaaaattaagaataatttaTCCTTAATACATCAAATAGCCAATCTGTGTTCAAATATCTCTGATCatcttaaaagaattttttttacacTTTGCTCAAGTTAGGATCCAAGTAAGAAGTACATACTAGAATTGGTTTGTATGCTTCATAAAGTCTCATATAAATCCATAAATTCTCATGCTGTTCTCTCCTTTTTTAACCTAGCAGTTGTTTAAGGAAACAAAGCTTTTGTTAAGTAGTTTCCCAGACTGGATTTTGCTGACTGCATCCCTACAGCACCATTTACTAcattccctatattttctgtatatCAGTACTTAGTTCTAAATATTGACGAGAttcatatatgattttttttattttgtacgtGGTAGTGTGTACGTCCATCAAGACATATAATGTCTGGGTGGATCTGTGAACATAAAATAACTTTGGTGTATTATGTATTTATGAACAATTTCAGTCttagaaaactgaatttaaatttgttcagatttacatttatttaacaaGCATCATATCTTATTTACTTCTGTTGAGACACATGTACTGACAAATGGCAGTCAATGTCATCACAGTAAGACATTTATGCATTTCTTTAACTCCCCACTTACCTCACCCCGAAAGCCGTATGTAGAAATTCTGGCTAAATCCTCAAAGGACTGCAGTTTACTTGTAGTGAACCTCTCACACACAATGTCCAGATCTTCTTtctagaagattaaaaaaaaaaaataggagataaTATGTTACtcatttttctgtatctttttggATTTCCCTTTTCTTGatttactccaaaaagaaattcCTCTTAGAAGAGTTTCTAAATTAGTGTGAACTTCATCACTTGCTGTTCAGAACCATGTTGTTCTGGTGCTCCTCCTTTGTTATTGGGTTGCTCCTTCTCTGTCTCATTTGCTGTTTCACCTCACCTCCCCCATTTACAGACTCAGGATGCCAACCCTGGATCTCTTCTCTAGCTACACTCCCTCTCTTGATCCCATCCAGGCTCACAGATAATTCCCATATTTTTATCTCCAGCCCAGACAGCTTCCCTGTACTCcagactcacacacacacatatacctaaCAGgcatcatatattttatatacccCAAACTGAGATTCTGATCTTCTCCCAAACCTGCTTCTTCTAATGTCTCTCCCATTTCAATAAATGGCAACTCTTTGTTTCCATTTGCTCAAACCATAACTTTGAAACCATTCTTGACTCCTCTTTCTCTGACATCCCGCATCATCAAATTCTGAGGGCTCTATCTCCACAATCCACACATAATCTCACTATTTCTTACATCCCTATTGCAACAAACTGGTCCAAGGCACCATGCCCCTCTCAGGGACTGCTGTAAGAACCTCCTGACTGCTTCTGCCCTCTCACTCCACAGTCTATTTTCCTCATAGCAGACAAAGTGGTTCTAATAAAATTCGTCAAACCATGTCACatctctgctcaaaaccctctaATATCCCATCTTATTCAGAACAAATACAAAGATTTACAATGGCTCACAAGTCCTACATGATCAGCCCACTTACATCTCAGACCTCATCTCCTGTTACTCTTTCCTTGCTCACCCTGTAGACACACAGgcctcctttctgctcctcaaacaTAGCAGGCATTCTTCCATCTTGTGGTCTCTGCTTATATTGTCTTTCTGCTTGGAACATTCATCCTTTAAACAGTCTCATGACTTGTTCCTTAACCTCCAtcaggtctttgctcaaatgttacATCCATACTGAAGCCTTCCCTAAACCAATTTAAATCCTGTCTCTCCCCACTCCCTATCCTCCtccctgctttaattttctctatcTCACTTAATAACATCTAGCATACTTTAAAGTTTCTGTTTattgttcattgtttttctcCCACCACTACAACATAAGCACCATAAgaaaactgttttattcactgttataTCCCTTGACATAGTGTTCAGCACAGAATGGGTACTAGATAGCTATTGTTGATTCGAATTTTCCAGTCAAAAAATCCCATCTACAAAAGCCTAGAGATTCCAGAACAGGAAAAGGTTCTGCCTCATCCTGCAGATTTATCacaatgaagcacacaaacatccTGCTCCTCTGAAGTTTTACTTACCCTGATCCCAGTGCCATTGTCTTGGATTTGAATCAACTTCAGGCCTCCCTCTTTAACAACCACTTGAATACTTGTGGATTTTGCATCTAAACTGACAAATCAAATACAGGGAATAAATTATCAGTCTGCAACTACTCTAATACACATAATTTAATATGAGCCAAAAGATACTGAAccaagcaataaaaataaagtccAGACAATGTCTGACTAATGTGTTACTCCTTTGTCTTAGAGACTCAGTAACTATGATGTACAAGTTTATACACTGCGAGAGAGAAAAAAGTGAGGGGGCAGAAGGTGGTAATGATAATTTCCAATAAGACAGGCACCACTATCTCTGTACCTCTAGGGAAGAAAGGGAAATCACAAGTAGGATTGCCTTTTTCTTACCCTCTTCTCAACTAATTTCACCATCTGTTAATTCAACTTCATCCAGCCTCAAGTTCCTCAGTGACCCTAGTAAAACATCAtgagagggggtgcaagggtagttcagcggtagaattctgatctgctatgcaggagacttggattcgattcctggtccctgcacttcccaaataaacaaacaaaaattcaacaaatgatgctacaataacgggatactcacatggaaaaataatgaaatgtgaccttgccatacagcgtacaaaaaaaaaaaatgagaaaaaaaatccaaaattttagaatgtttttctctACTACTCCCTTTTCTctaagaaaatacatttatatcagaggaaagaaaaaaatagcaatgcAGAAAGTTCTGTAGGAAGCCAATAAATCTTTTCTACCTTCAAAGAGTAGCCTACAGGTATACAGCAcctgccaggaaaaaaaaaaaagaagcctgggACTTCATACCAAAGAGAAGTTATAGACTTCCcacacaaaaaattattttttcagaaataagaTAATAAGTTATTTAAATATTAGGGCCCCTGTATTTCAGTTTTATTAGCTACCttgagaaatatattaaaaagaggGTAATCGGACGCCATACATACTCTCTGCTTGTAGAATTATAAGCCATTCAGCTAATACGTTTAGTTTTGTTGTACAATATTCTAACACAACACAAAGCCAAATTGTTCTGTCAGTCAATTCTAACACTGTAGAAACAAAGGCCAGCCATTCTCAACTAAAGTCAAAAGGAGACAAGTTCCTTGCTACTTCTTTTGGCTACATTCTAATTCTTACTTTCCCTAGCTCTTCTCTGCCCTACTCTTCTTTCAGTCCCATCATTCTGAATGactgttttcaaaataaatactCTGACCAagactggttttctttctcttgattaAGATACCAGCCTTATTCCTAGCCAGTGGGAACCAGCTCCCTCTGCCGTCCTGACTACCTTGAAACTGATGCTGCAGCTGTGTGACTGCAGGGAAAAATAACTTGGACTCGGGGaggtgaaataaaaaaagacaactaaAGAACCTAGTGTAAATATCAATCTCACCCTTGaccttctcctctcttctcactCTGGCTTACCTAGGTCCCACAGACCTCTAATTGGAGAGTTCCTtatctccctccctcttccttcttccctccagcCCTTTACAGGCTCCAGGTGGCCTCATTTTCACAAAGGAAAAGGTTCGGAACAAAGCAATCCTAATCACAATCTAACCCATCCCTGGAACCAACTGCCCTAACTACAATCTCAGTAAATCACATATCCCCCTAATCAATTCCCTTACACAGCTTCCAGTTCTTTTCCTCCAACTCACTCCCGGCTATTAAAAGGCTGGCTGTTGTTTCTACGGAGCTGTGTTCTACTCTTTACCCTGCTCTAAGAGTCCTTGAATAAAGCAATCCTTGCCTATTTAACACAGTCTGGTGCAGCAGCACTCTAccagccctccccacccacccaccaccctCTTCAAACCTAACTCCATTTTTCACTGgagggtttttttcccccttcacttAAGGTATGGACTCTATTAAAAAGCACCAAATATGTTTAACCCAAAGGATCTGACATACTGTCTAAGTATATTGCGGGCATTTGTCTTTGGGGTTTACAATCCACACCCACCTTTCTTTCTACATGttttaaacctttcttccataTTGTTCGCGCGACAGTTCTAAACTTCAGAACCCACAGGATGCCCCATAGAATCAAATAACTTCTAAGTGTCCCTCCAAAAAGTAAAGAGCAAGAAAACATTAAGTGGGCTCATTAGTTCGGCATTAGAAAAATCACAAGTTAAACCCAAAGTCCATCACCCTGTTCTAAAAACTAGACGATTTATCTCGACTAAAACTCAAAAGGAATTGTGTTCTTGAATGCACATGGATAATTCCTCCGCTGAAGAAGAAAGCTTGATTTTTTCCCATCGCAAAcctttatacatttttaacttcGCACCTTCTTTACATATAATATGAAACTGTCTCCCTTAGGTCACCGCACCATTAAAGTGAACCTCCTATCTGTTCCTCCAAACCACCTTAAAAAGGCTCTTAGCGGGAGCGCTCAATAAACACGCAGCGCTGGAAGAGGCAGAAGGGAAGGCCCGCGAGCACCCAGGAACTTCGTGGCCTCTACCGCTGGGGGCACAACGTGCGTCGTACATGCCTCTGCTCAGGACAGGGAGGCGAATCCGCGCCGTCCTTCGGAGCAGCCTAAGTCGTAGCCTCTAAGGTTTGAGCGCCCGACCCTCTCCGTACCAGTTCTCAATCATTTCCTTGATAGCATTAGCCGGCCGCTGAATAACTTCTCCCGCCGCGATGCGGTTCACTACCGTCTCGTCTAACCGGCGGATCACTCCCGCCACGAGCGACATTTTGGCACTACAGGAACCCACGTGACGTTCGAGACGCTCACCGTGAAGGCCTTCAACCAATCACTTCAGGGTCTTTTGCCTACGTCCGTCCGCCAGCTCTGTCTACTTGGTCCAGCCCCACCCTCCCCAGCTGCGCAGCCTCGAAACCATGGCGTTATAGATTGGGTAGCTCGAATGCCAGTCAAGTTTCTCCTGGACCTCTTCGCCCCGCCCTATGGTCCCGCAACCCACTTGCTAGGAGATATGCGCTTGCGCGTTAGAAATCACTGTCAGTTCTTCCTATTGGCTAGTTTCTGGGAGTGCGAAATCTCCAGCCAATAGGAACGGAGGTGCGATAGCAGGAGACGGGGGTCCCGCTGCTGAGGTGATCTAgtgcagagaggaggagggggctTGGTCCTAGCTTCGCCTCCCCTTTTCCTACAACGTCCCCGGGGTCTGCTCTGCTGTTGTGGCCTCCAGCAAAATGTGGATGACGCCCAAAAGGAGCAGGATGGAAGTTGACGAGTCTCGGGTGTTCCGACCCGAGTGGACCCAGCGTTACTTGGTGGTGGAGCCTCCGGAGGGAGACGGGGCCCTGTGCCTGGTCTGTCGCCGCCTTATTGTAGCCACCCGCGAACGCGACGTCAGGCGCCACTACGAGGCGGAGCACGAATACTACGAGCGGTATGTGGCCGAGGGCGAGCGCGCGGCACTGGTGGAGCGTCTGCGTCAGGGCGACTTGCCGGTTATCACCCCACTCACTGCGGAGGAGAGAGCTGCTCGAGCAGGCCTCGGGCTCGCCCGCCTCTTGGCTTTGAAGGGTCGCGGCTGGGGTGAGGGGGACGTCGTTTACCAGTGCATGGAGGTGATGCTGAGAGAAGTGCTGCCTGAGCACGTAGGCGTTCTGGAGGGCATTGATTTATCTCCAGAGATCACAGGGCAGAGGATCCTGGGCATTGACAGAAATCTACGTAGTCAGCTTTTTAACCGAGCTAGGGACTTTAAATCTTATTCTCTTGCCTTGGACGACCAGGCTTTTGTGGCCTATGAGAACTACCTCCTGGTCTTTATACGCGGCGTGGGCCATGACTTGGAGGTGCAAGAAGAGCTTCTGACCATAATCAACCTGACTCATCACTTCAGTGTCGGTGCGCTCATGGCTGCAATCCTAGATGCCCTACAGACAGCGGGGCTTAGCTTACAACGAATGGTTGGACTGACCACAACGCACACTTTAAGGATGATTGGTGAGAATTCAGGATTGGTCTGCTACATGAGAGAAAAGGCTGTAAGCCCCAATTGTTGGAATGTTATTCATTATTCAGGATTTCTTCACTTGGAACTGTTGACCTCTTACGATGTGGATGTTAATCAGGTCGTAAATACCATATCAGAATGGATAGTTTTGATTAAGACCAGGGGCGTTAGGCGACCCGAATTTCAGGCTTTATTAACTGAGTCAGAATCAGAGCATGGTGAAAGAGTTAACGGAAGATGTCTGAATAGTTGGCTCAGAAGAGGTAAAACTTTAAAACTAATATTTTCCCTAAGAAAGGAGATAGAAGCATTCTTGGTTTCAATAGGGGCAACCACAGtccatttcacagacaaacaatgGCTTTGTGACTTTGGCTTCTTGGTGGATATTATGGACCACCTTCGAGAACTAAGTGAAGAATTGCGTGTTAGTAAAGTCTTTGC
This portion of the Tamandua tetradactyla isolate mTamTet1 chromosome 15, mTamTet1.pri, whole genome shotgun sequence genome encodes:
- the EPM2AIP1 gene encoding EPM2A-interacting protein 1 gives rise to the protein MWMTPKRSRMEVDESRVFRPEWTQRYLVVEPPEGDGALCLVCRRLIVATRERDVRRHYEAEHEYYERYVAEGERAALVERLRQGDLPVITPLTAEERAARAGLGLARLLALKGRGWGEGDVVYQCMEVMLREVLPEHVGVLEGIDLSPEITGQRILGIDRNLRSQLFNRARDFKSYSLALDDQAFVAYENYLLVFIRGVGHDLEVQEELLTIINLTHHFSVGALMAAILDALQTAGLSLQRMVGLTTTHTLRMIGENSGLVCYMREKAVSPNCWNVIHYSGFLHLELLTSYDVDVNQVVNTISEWIVLIKTRGVRRPEFQALLTESESEHGERVNGRCLNSWLRRGKTLKLIFSLRKEIEAFLVSIGATTVHFTDKQWLCDFGFLVDIMDHLRELSEELRVSKVFAAAAFEHICTFEVKLNLLQRHIEENNLTHFAAFREVVDELKQHLKGDQKIFDPDRYQVVICRLQKEFERHFRDLRFIKKDLELFSNPFNFKPEYAPISVRMELTKLQSNTNLWNEYRIKDLGQFYAGLSAESYPIIKGVACKVASLFDSNQICEKAFSYLTRNQHILSQPLTDEHLQALFRIATTEMEPHWDDLVRGRNESNP